A single Bacteroidota bacterium DNA region contains:
- a CDS encoding TonB-dependent receptor plug domain-containing protein, whose amino-acid sequence MVFFIGFESREVDIIETNNVKIQLKSSTIILDEFMVIGYGVQEKVNLSGLIESVKGETLAKRSTIQTSRDLQGIAAGVMISSAYGKPGKEGITIRIRGIGTINDNNPLVLVDGVSSSIDAVDPNDIESMSILKDTASSFIYGSRAANFVILITTNRGKTDNVSVSYKSSVGFITPLVIPKNATAWDYMTLNDEANANELPSCQPKIGMPQEWQMPAFFYNAQFRGTKDCQDAGIWFLRTRGFAQHRKKTSWSEIEVPIIQLIKDGGMIFRIGSNENHQNLVVSKVYKLGKESQITCVFNQGIAEVYINGKLLKIEKGILQDIKDRSTAVWLGDVGIFFLVIADVFIPEKDDLFRAAQKPGEIISFRCNLKDEMVYNRAVTKDEIITISSDDQAFC is encoded by the coding sequence TTGGTTTTCTTTATTGGTTTTGAAAGTCGGGAAGTAGATATTATAGAAACTAACAATGTTAAGATTCAACTAAAATCATCGACCATTATCTTGGATGAATTTATGGTTATAGGTTATGGTGTTCAGGAAAAAGTTAACCTGTCAGGTTTGATCGAATCAGTGAAGGGTGAAACTCTGGCAAAGAGAAGCACCATTCAGACTTCTCGGGATTTACAGGGTATTGCTGCCGGTGTTATGATAAGTTCAGCTTACGGTAAACCTGGTAAAGAAGGAATTACAATACGTATTCGTGGTATTGGAACAATTAATGACAACAACCCGCTGGTGTTGGTTGATGGAGTATCTTCCTCTATTGATGCTGTTGACCCGAACGATATTGAAAGTATGTCAATTCTAAAAGATACTGCTTCATCGTTTATTTATGGTTCTCGTGCAGCGAATTTTGTAATTCTAATTACAACAAATCGCGGAAAAACAGACAATGTAAGTGTTAGTTATAAATCTTCTGTGGGTTTTATTACTCCATTAGTTATTCCTAAAAATGCTACTGCGTGGGATTATATGACTCTAAATGATGAAGCTAATGCCAATGAATTGCCTAGTTGCCAGCCAAAAATTGGAATGCCTCAGGAATGGCAAATGCCAGCTTTCTTTTATAATGCGCAGTTCAGGGGAACAAAAGATTGCCAGGATGCGGGCATTTGGTTTTTGCGGACAAGAGGTTTCGCTCAACATCGAAAAAAAACATCGTGGTCTGAAATTGAGGTTCCAATAATCCAACTTATCAAAGATGGAGGTATGATTTTCAGGATTGGAAGCAATGAAAATCACCAGAACCTGGTCGTTTCAAAAGTTTATAAACTAGGAAAAGAATCTCAGATCACCTGTGTTTTCAATCAAGGAATTGCCGAAGTGTATATCAATGGAAAGCTTCTGAAAATTGAAAAAGGAATTTTGCAGGATATAAAAGATAGATCAACCGCTGTATGGCTTGGCGACGTGGGCATATTTTTTCTTGTTATTGCCGATGTTTTTATCCCTGAAAAGGATGATCTGTTCCGGGCAGCGCAAAAACCTGGCGAAATAATCAGTTTTAGATGTAATCTCAAAGATGAAATGGTGTATAACAGAGCGGTCACAAAAGATGAAATTATTACCATATCTTCAGATGATCAGGCTTTTTGTTAA